A stretch of DNA from Desulfosarcina ovata subsp. ovata:
GGCGTTTACCAGTTCAATACACCGCTCGTTATTTTCTTCGACCACCGCCGGTATCAAGATCTTCAGCAATGTCATGGAATCTGCCTCTCTGAAAACATCCAATCGATAGACCGACTCCGGAGCGTAGACCAGGTGCTGAGCGATTTCCGGGGATCGTGAGGTGATAATCAGCGCGTTGGTGTCCCCCACGGATTGCCTGAAACCGGCCACGTGATCCACTTCCCAGGCGTCATCCAACAAGAGCAGCAACCGTTTGCCGGCGACCCGGTCCCGCAAAATGGAAATGGCTTTATCCAGACTGGTGGTTTGCCGCAGCTCCCGGCTGTCCAGCAAATGACGCTGCCCCAGGGTGCTGAATCCCGTAATCGGATTGAATCCCACCCCCATCGGCATCCAGATGATCCCGTCCGGAAAACCATCCTGCACGGCGGCATCGTTGGCCAGGGCGGCGGCAAAGGTGGTCTTGCCCACGCCGGGCCATCCATGGATGGCGATCATCTGACCATTGGTTTCGGCGGTGAGAAGATCCCTGATTGTCTCCAGGTCCGAGCCTCTTCCCACAAAAATTGGCGGCGTCGAAGGAATGGAGATGATTGTTTTACCATCTGTCGGCTCGATATATTCCGGTTCGATGGGATTCGTGCCGGCTTTCATCACCCTTGGTTTTGCACGATAAAGGGCATTGGTGAGGTCTCTTTCGGCGATGCGCTCATCGACAAAGGCCTGGGCTTCCAGGCCGAAGAAAGCCGCCACCTGATCCACGCGTTTAAGGGGCAGCCCCTCCTTGGGCCATCTACGGATCTGCTTCAAATCGTAGTAATCAACAAATCTCGCCCACCGTGGTGCCCAGATCTGCTTACGGTTACTGCCATGCTTGTTTTCTTCAACGATTTCTTCGTAGCTGGAAGTAAATAAGGTAACGGCCAGCCCGAATCGCCTGCCGGCCAGTTGCGAGCGTTTGTCCGTTTTTCTTCCCGCTGTCATTTAGCACTCCGTATCGATAAGTGTTCCGGTATCATCTTCAAAAAACAAACTGCAGCCCCCCCTCCACCCAGCGCCCCGGTTTGGGCCAGTTGGGGCGGACGATATAGTCGGAATCGGTCAGGTTATGGATATTGGCGAACAGCTTGTATCGACCGTATGATGTTGGCGTGGGCAGGCGAAACGTGAGCTTGTAATCCCAGACGAACCGCTTGTCCCGGGTTTCCGGAAAACTGGAATTGTGGTCGACCATCCGACCCACCAGCGTGTGGGTGAAGCGTCCCCCTGTGTACAGGACTCGCGCCGTATAGATCAGTTTCGGAATATCCTCGATTCTCTCGTCGGTCTTCTCGTTGAAAACATCCACGTAAGTGCCGCCGAAATGGAACGCCAAACCGAAATCCGAAAATACGCTGACACCGCCTTCGATTCCCTGGCGGGTCACCGTTTCGATGTTTTGATGCCGCTCGGTTTCGTAATTGTAAGTGATCAGGTCGTCCACATCGGCCCGGAAAAAAGTAAGCTCGACCTTGAAATACCGGTTCGGCTGAATCTGCCCGCCGATCTGATAATTGACGGCCGTTTCCGCCTTAAGGTCCGGATTCCCATAGGTGGGATCGTTGACCAAGGACGCCGGCGGCGCCGAAAATCCCCGGGACACCTGGGCTCGGATCAATGCATCGTATCGCGAAAACGGGTAAACCGCGCCAAGGGAGGGGCTGAGTTCGTTTCCGAAATTGAAATTGTCGTCATAACGCAGGCCGGCGTTGACATGGACCGGCCCCATGGCGATGGTGTCGTTGACCCAGACCGCCCAATTTCGGGTGTCATAGGCTTCCTGGTAATAGGTCCAATCATACTTCCCCCAATCGATATCGCATCCGGCGGTCACCGCATGCTGCCTAGGGGCGTCCCATTGCATGCGGGCGCTCCCCCCCCACAGTTCATCTTCATAGTCACTGTAGAGTTCCCGATGATCGACATACACATCATCGACTCGTGTCTCGTATCGATGGTGCCGCAGTTCCACGGTCAGGATCGTCGCATCGGTCGGAGCGGTTTCGAAAGACAGGGTTTGGTAGGCCCGCCGCTGTTCCCGGTCATCCCAGAAATCCGGCTCGTCCGGCAGCCACTCGGCATCTCGCCCGGTATTGGAAAAGGCGACGAAACGGACCTGGCCGGTTTGGCCCACACCATAATCGAGTTTGGCGTATCCCCCGTTCTGACGATATTCGGAATGGTCAAAGAATCCGTCGCTCTTTTCATGCACACCGGACACCAGCCAGCCCAATTGTCCCTTGAAACCGCTGACGCCGGCCCGGATCCGACGGGTATGGTTTTCGCCGCAGGAACCGGTGGCATCGATGGAAAGGGGCTTTTTCCGGTCAGGGTCCTTGGTGATAATGTTGATCACGCCTCCCAGCGAAGAGCCCCAGGCGGCCGATGCCACCCCCTTGACCACCTCTATTTTTTCTATATTATCAACGGGCAGATAAGCCAGATCGGTTTGCGGGTTGGCCATCATTTCCAGGGGAACATTGTCCTGGTACACGGCCACGTGCCTTGTCTCGCACCCTTGAATACTGATTCCATTAGCCGGACTTCCGGGCCCGCTGTCGATCTCCACAAATACCCCGGGGAGGTACTGCAGCACCTCGGCGACATTGGTGGCCGGCAGACGTTCAATCTCCTCGGCCGTGATCACGGTCACGTTGGCGGTGGTCTGATCCTCACGAACCGGAGACCGGGTGGCGGTCACCACAACCGGTTCTATAACATACGCGTTTTCCGGGGATAGCTCCGCGGCGGGTGCAATCGAAATGCAAAAAAGCAGCAGAACCAGTGCGCCAATGCAGGCAGTTGTCCAGAAAGCAGAAGATATCACTGTTGAACTCAATACTCCAGTCGGTACTTTTTGACCTTCTCGATCAATGTTTTTCGGCTGATGCCCAAGAGCTGGGCGGCCTGGCTCTTGTTGCCGTCGGTTCGCC
This window harbors:
- a CDS encoding NB-ARC domain-containing protein, whose amino-acid sequence is MTAGRKTDKRSQLAGRRFGLAVTLFTSSYEEIVEENKHGSNRKQIWAPRWARFVDYYDLKQIRRWPKEGLPLKRVDQVAAFFGLEAQAFVDERIAERDLTNALYRAKPRVMKAGTNPIEPEYIEPTDGKTIISIPSTPPIFVGRGSDLETIRDLLTAETNGQMIAIHGWPGVGKTTFAAALANDAAVQDGFPDGIIWMPMGVGFNPITGFSTLGQRHLLDSRELRQTTSLDKAISILRDRVAGKRLLLLLDDAWEVDHVAGFRQSVGDTNALIITSRSPEIAQHLVYAPESVYRLDVFREADSMTLLKILIPAVVEENNERCIELVNALENLPLAIHVVGRMLRMESEIWPGNVKKLLDELIESISSVFQERAPHDLFDPVDGRIPTVEMLFRKSTDRLDEKTRICFAALGALAPKPATFDLRRITAAWAGIGVRDPKPAVTELANRGLLDPLKNDRFQMHALLVAHAGNLLQGL
- a CDS encoding TonB-dependent receptor plug domain-containing protein, which gives rise to MISSAFWTTACIGALVLLLFCISIAPAAELSPENAYVIEPVVVTATRSPVREDQTTANVTVITAEEIERLPATNVAEVLQYLPGVFVEIDSGPGSPANGISIQGCETRHVAVYQDNVPLEMMANPQTDLAYLPVDNIEKIEVVKGVASAAWGSSLGGVINIITKDPDRKKPLSIDATGSCGENHTRRIRAGVSGFKGQLGWLVSGVHEKSDGFFDHSEYRQNGGYAKLDYGVGQTGQVRFVAFSNTGRDAEWLPDEPDFWDDREQRRAYQTLSFETAPTDATILTVELRHHRYETRVDDVYVDHRELYSDYEDELWGGSARMQWDAPRQHAVTAGCDIDWGKYDWTYYQEAYDTRNWAVWVNDTIAMGPVHVNAGLRYDDNFNFGNELSPSLGAVYPFSRYDALIRAQVSRGFSAPPASLVNDPTYGNPDLKAETAVNYQIGGQIQPNRYFKVELTFFRADVDDLITYNYETERHQNIETVTRQGIEGGVSVFSDFGLAFHFGGTYVDVFNEKTDERIEDIPKLIYTARVLYTGGRFTHTLVGRMVDHNSSFPETRDKRFVWDYKLTFRLPTPTSYGRYKLFANIHNLTDSDYIVRPNWPKPGRWVEGGLQFVF